The following coding sequences lie in one Rutidosis leptorrhynchoides isolate AG116_Rl617_1_P2 chromosome 6, CSIRO_AGI_Rlap_v1, whole genome shotgun sequence genomic window:
- the LOC139852284 gene encoding uncharacterized protein isoform X3, whose protein sequence is MENSSGFKFEVGQLGESKSFADGYRGAWFRCKIRDINLKRNKIQLEYYDFEDEEISWEKIHEQPPYGRNTRHIKKQLMVRPRYPLTYKKDEMPDANSISEVCVVFDGTFKVGDKVDWYSDSSYWPARVVEVLSDDKVKIELPMPPAGERKDDETHEALVKDLRPNLEWSQRKGWTLPTGGRTSCGAQLIFPSKQGINKESISVASPLNASSSTRLSAEGDTEIQNSGHVDTVICDDKMVDDLAEGHAERQSSDPVNAVVLDEKVASEDVKMVDDFVHENAHTHSSVPVNCEEKV, encoded by the exons ATGGAGAATTCGAGTGGTTTTAAGTTTGAAGTGGGCCAGCTTGGGGAATCGAAATCCTTTGCGGATGGATATCGTGGTGCCTGGTTCAGATGCAAG ATCAGAGATATCAATTTGAAAAGGAACAAGATACAGCTGGAATACTATGATTTCGAAGACGAAG AGATAAGTTGGGAAAAGATACACGAACAGCCTCCTTATGGAAGAAATACAAGGCACATTAAAAAACAACTAATGGTGCGGCCTCGCTATCCGCTAACATATAAAAAAGATGAAATGCCAGATGCTAACTCAATTTCCGAAGTTTGTGTTGTATTTGATGGTACATTCAAGGTTGGTGATAAGGTAGATTGGTATTCTGACAGTTCTTATTGGCCTGCAAGGGTGGTCGAAGTGTTGAGCGATGACAAGGTTAAG ATTGAGTTGCCAATGCCCCCAGCCGGAGAAAGGAAAGACGACGAGACACATGAAGCACTCGTTAAGGATTTACGGCCGAACTTAGAGTGGTCCCAAAGAAAAGGCTGGACATTGCCTACT GGTGGTAGGACTTCATGTGGTGCACAGCTTATCTTTCCATCAAAGCAAG GCATCAATAAGGAGTCGATTTCTGTTGCTTCACCTCTTAATGCATCTTCTAGCACTCGTTTATCAGCAGAGGGAGACACAGAGATACAAAATTCAGGTCATGTGGATACCGTTATTTGTGACGATAAAATGGTTGACGATTTAGCTGAAGGACATGCAGAAAGGCAAAGTTCAGATCCTGTGAATGCTGTTGTTCTTGATGAAAAAGTGGCGAGCGAAGATGTGAAAATGGTTGATGATTTTGTGCATGAAAATGCACACACACATAGTTCAGTTCCTGTTAATTGCGAGGAAAAAGTGTAG
- the LOC139852284 gene encoding uncharacterized protein isoform X1: MENSSGFKFEVGQLGESKSFADGYRGAWFRCKIRDINLKRNKIQLEYYDFEDEEISWEKIHEQPPYGRNTRHIKKQLMVRPRYPLTYKKDEMPDANSISEVCVVFDGTFKVGDKVDWYSDSSYWPARVVEVLSDDKVKIELPMPPAGERKDDETHEALVKDLRPNLEWSQRKGWTLPTVVPLSPLILFIYGGRTSCGAQLIFPSKQGINKESISVASPLNASSSTRLSAEGDTEIQNSGHVDTVICDDKMVDDLAEGHAERQSSDPVNAVVLDEKVASEDVKMVDDFVHENAHTHSSVPVNCEEKV, translated from the exons ATGGAGAATTCGAGTGGTTTTAAGTTTGAAGTGGGCCAGCTTGGGGAATCGAAATCCTTTGCGGATGGATATCGTGGTGCCTGGTTCAGATGCAAG ATCAGAGATATCAATTTGAAAAGGAACAAGATACAGCTGGAATACTATGATTTCGAAGACGAAG AGATAAGTTGGGAAAAGATACACGAACAGCCTCCTTATGGAAGAAATACAAGGCACATTAAAAAACAACTAATGGTGCGGCCTCGCTATCCGCTAACATATAAAAAAGATGAAATGCCAGATGCTAACTCAATTTCCGAAGTTTGTGTTGTATTTGATGGTACATTCAAGGTTGGTGATAAGGTAGATTGGTATTCTGACAGTTCTTATTGGCCTGCAAGGGTGGTCGAAGTGTTGAGCGATGACAAGGTTAAG ATTGAGTTGCCAATGCCCCCAGCCGGAGAAAGGAAAGACGACGAGACACATGAAGCACTCGTTAAGGATTTACGGCCGAACTTAGAGTGGTCCCAAAGAAAAGGCTGGACATTGCCTACTGTGGTGCCTCTCTCTccacttattttatttatttat GGTGGTAGGACTTCATGTGGTGCACAGCTTATCTTTCCATCAAAGCAAG GCATCAATAAGGAGTCGATTTCTGTTGCTTCACCTCTTAATGCATCTTCTAGCACTCGTTTATCAGCAGAGGGAGACACAGAGATACAAAATTCAGGTCATGTGGATACCGTTATTTGTGACGATAAAATGGTTGACGATTTAGCTGAAGGACATGCAGAAAGGCAAAGTTCAGATCCTGTGAATGCTGTTGTTCTTGATGAAAAAGTGGCGAGCGAAGATGTGAAAATGGTTGATGATTTTGTGCATGAAAATGCACACACACATAGTTCAGTTCCTGTTAATTGCGAGGAAAAAGTGTAG
- the LOC139852201 gene encoding uncharacterized protein isoform X1: MENSSGFKFEVGQLAESKSFKDGYRGAWFRCKIKHINLKRNKIQLEYYDFDVEEISWEQIFEQPPYGRKTRHIKRQLMVRPRYPLTYKKDEMPDANSIPEVCVVFDGTFKVDDKVDWNYEGVYWSARVVEVLSDDKVKIELPMPPAGEGVEGETYEALCKDLRPYLDWSERNGWTLPTLGGRTSCGAQLIFPSKQGMNQESISLGSPLNASSSTRLSAEGDTERQNSGHVDTVICDDKMVDDLAEGHAERQSSNPVNAVVLDEKVASEDVKMVDDDDDVHANTETQSSVPVNCEEKVQAEDAILGDTETHNSNLMDTVVCEEKKQTEDVKMDDECVESFDSITSLRVEEKKSAAEAAPAVADEGGIHFSKDLNIKHEDTLEAAVIDLEELVNKIKWMQNLLNNNGSQSSTDSTLWKFV; this comes from the exons ATGGAGAATTCGAGTGGTTTTAAGTTTGAAGTGGGCCAGCTTGCGGAATCGAAATCATTTAAGGATGGATATCGTGGTGCCTGGTTCAGATGCAAG ATCAAACATATCAATTTGAAAAGGAACAAGATACAGCTGGAGTACTATGATTTCGACGTAGAAG AGATAAGTTGGGAACAGATATTCGAACAGCCTCCTTATGGAAGAAAGACAAGGCACATTAAAAGACAACTAATGGTGCGGCCTCGCTATCCGCTAACATATAAAAAAGATGAAATGCCAGATGCTAACTCAATTCCCGAAGTTTGTGTTGTATTTGATGGTACATTTAAGGTTGATGATAAGGTAGATTGGAATTATGAAGGTGTTTATTGGTCTGCAAGGGTTGTCGAAGTGTTGAGCGATGACAAGGTTAAG ATTGAGTTGCCAATGCCCCCAGCTGGAGAAGGGGTAGAAGGTGAGACATACGAAGCATTATGTAAAGATTTACGACCCTACTTAGATTGGTCCGAAAGAAATGGCTGGACTTTGCCTACTCTG GGTGGTAGGACTTCATGTGGTGCACAGCTTATCTTTCCATCAAAGCAAG GCATGAATCAGGAGTCAATTTCTCTTGGTTCACCTCTCAATGCATCTTCTAGCACTCGTTTATCAGCTGAGGGAGACACAGAGAGACAAAATTCAGGTCATGTGGATACCGTTATTTGTGACGATAAAATGGTTGATGATTTAGCGGAAGGACATGCAGAAAGGCAAAGTTCAAATCCTGTAAATGCTGTTGTTCTTGATGAAAAAGTGGCGAGTGAAGATGTGAAaatggttgatgatgatgatgatgtgcatGCAAATACAGAGACACAGAGTTCAGTTCCTGTTAATTGTGAGGAAAAAGTGCAGGCTGAAGATGCGATATTGGGTGATACTGAAACACATAATTCAAATCTGATGGATACCGTTGTTTGTGAAGAAAAAAAGCAGACTGAAGAtgtgaaaatggatgatgaatgtgTGGAATCCTTCGATAGTATTACGAGTTTGCGTGTGGAAGAGAAGAAATCAGCAGCAGAAGCGGCACCGGCAGTTGCAGATGAGGGTGGTATTCATTTTAGTAAAGACTTGAACATAAAGCATGAAGATACACTGGAAGCAGCCGTAATCGATCTGGAGGAACTTGTTAACAAAATTAAATGGATGCAGAACCTTCTAAATAACAATGGCAGTCAGTCAAGTACTGATTCAACATTGTGGAAGTTTGTTTAA
- the LOC139852284 gene encoding uncharacterized protein isoform X2, producing the protein MENSSGFKFEVGQLGESKSFADGYRGAWFRCKIRDINLKRNKIQLEYYDFEDEEISWEKIHEQPPYGRNTRHIKKQLMVRPRYPLTYKKDEMPDANSISEVCVVFDGTFKVGDKVDWYSDSSYWPARVVEVLSDDKVKIELPMPPAGERKDDETHEALVKDLRPNLEWSQRKGWTLPTVGGRTSCGAQLIFPSKQGINKESISVASPLNASSSTRLSAEGDTEIQNSGHVDTVICDDKMVDDLAEGHAERQSSDPVNAVVLDEKVASEDVKMVDDFVHENAHTHSSVPVNCEEKV; encoded by the exons ATGGAGAATTCGAGTGGTTTTAAGTTTGAAGTGGGCCAGCTTGGGGAATCGAAATCCTTTGCGGATGGATATCGTGGTGCCTGGTTCAGATGCAAG ATCAGAGATATCAATTTGAAAAGGAACAAGATACAGCTGGAATACTATGATTTCGAAGACGAAG AGATAAGTTGGGAAAAGATACACGAACAGCCTCCTTATGGAAGAAATACAAGGCACATTAAAAAACAACTAATGGTGCGGCCTCGCTATCCGCTAACATATAAAAAAGATGAAATGCCAGATGCTAACTCAATTTCCGAAGTTTGTGTTGTATTTGATGGTACATTCAAGGTTGGTGATAAGGTAGATTGGTATTCTGACAGTTCTTATTGGCCTGCAAGGGTGGTCGAAGTGTTGAGCGATGACAAGGTTAAG ATTGAGTTGCCAATGCCCCCAGCCGGAGAAAGGAAAGACGACGAGACACATGAAGCACTCGTTAAGGATTTACGGCCGAACTTAGAGTGGTCCCAAAGAAAAGGCTGGACATTGCCTACTGTG GGTGGTAGGACTTCATGTGGTGCACAGCTTATCTTTCCATCAAAGCAAG GCATCAATAAGGAGTCGATTTCTGTTGCTTCACCTCTTAATGCATCTTCTAGCACTCGTTTATCAGCAGAGGGAGACACAGAGATACAAAATTCAGGTCATGTGGATACCGTTATTTGTGACGATAAAATGGTTGACGATTTAGCTGAAGGACATGCAGAAAGGCAAAGTTCAGATCCTGTGAATGCTGTTGTTCTTGATGAAAAAGTGGCGAGCGAAGATGTGAAAATGGTTGATGATTTTGTGCATGAAAATGCACACACACATAGTTCAGTTCCTGTTAATTGCGAGGAAAAAGTGTAG
- the LOC139852201 gene encoding uncharacterized protein isoform X2 produces MENSSGFKFEVGQLAESKSFKDGYRGAWFRCKIKHINLKRNKIQLEYYDFDVEEISWEQIFEQPPYGRKTRHIKRQLMVDDKVDWNYEGVYWSARVVEVLSDDKVKIELPMPPAGEGVEGETYEALCKDLRPYLDWSERNGWTLPTLGGRTSCGAQLIFPSKQGMNQESISLGSPLNASSSTRLSAEGDTERQNSGHVDTVICDDKMVDDLAEGHAERQSSNPVNAVVLDEKVASEDVKMVDDDDDVHANTETQSSVPVNCEEKVQAEDAILGDTETHNSNLMDTVVCEEKKQTEDVKMDDECVESFDSITSLRVEEKKSAAEAAPAVADEGGIHFSKDLNIKHEDTLEAAVIDLEELVNKIKWMQNLLNNNGSQSSTDSTLWKFV; encoded by the exons ATGGAGAATTCGAGTGGTTTTAAGTTTGAAGTGGGCCAGCTTGCGGAATCGAAATCATTTAAGGATGGATATCGTGGTGCCTGGTTCAGATGCAAG ATCAAACATATCAATTTGAAAAGGAACAAGATACAGCTGGAGTACTATGATTTCGACGTAGAAG AGATAAGTTGGGAACAGATATTCGAACAGCCTCCTTATGGAAGAAAGACAAGGCACATTAAAAGACAACTAATG GTTGATGATAAGGTAGATTGGAATTATGAAGGTGTTTATTGGTCTGCAAGGGTTGTCGAAGTGTTGAGCGATGACAAGGTTAAG ATTGAGTTGCCAATGCCCCCAGCTGGAGAAGGGGTAGAAGGTGAGACATACGAAGCATTATGTAAAGATTTACGACCCTACTTAGATTGGTCCGAAAGAAATGGCTGGACTTTGCCTACTCTG GGTGGTAGGACTTCATGTGGTGCACAGCTTATCTTTCCATCAAAGCAAG GCATGAATCAGGAGTCAATTTCTCTTGGTTCACCTCTCAATGCATCTTCTAGCACTCGTTTATCAGCTGAGGGAGACACAGAGAGACAAAATTCAGGTCATGTGGATACCGTTATTTGTGACGATAAAATGGTTGATGATTTAGCGGAAGGACATGCAGAAAGGCAAAGTTCAAATCCTGTAAATGCTGTTGTTCTTGATGAAAAAGTGGCGAGTGAAGATGTGAAaatggttgatgatgatgatgatgtgcatGCAAATACAGAGACACAGAGTTCAGTTCCTGTTAATTGTGAGGAAAAAGTGCAGGCTGAAGATGCGATATTGGGTGATACTGAAACACATAATTCAAATCTGATGGATACCGTTGTTTGTGAAGAAAAAAAGCAGACTGAAGAtgtgaaaatggatgatgaatgtgTGGAATCCTTCGATAGTATTACGAGTTTGCGTGTGGAAGAGAAGAAATCAGCAGCAGAAGCGGCACCGGCAGTTGCAGATGAGGGTGGTATTCATTTTAGTAAAGACTTGAACATAAAGCATGAAGATACACTGGAAGCAGCCGTAATCGATCTGGAGGAACTTGTTAACAAAATTAAATGGATGCAGAACCTTCTAAATAACAATGGCAGTCAGTCAAGTACTGATTCAACATTGTGGAAGTTTGTTTAA